The Onychomys torridus chromosome 2, mOncTor1.1, whole genome shotgun sequence sequence CTGGAGTGGACAGCAGTTAATGCAGACTCGCAATTGGTCAAAGTACTGAGAGCAAGGGACTATAGAATGGCCAGCCCTAAATAAGACATctgttttaacacacacacacacacacacacacacacacacacacacaaatgtattatAAGGAGCAATGGTCACTTTTTGAACTTTCTTGCTTATGTTAAACACCACTCATATaaatggctgttttgcctgcatgtataatCTGTGCATCACGTGCATACAGTACCCACGAGATTGGAAGAGGGCgtcaggtcccctgggactggagttaagtTTCAAAGAGCCAGGGcaggtcctgggaaccaaacccaggatcTCTGAAGAgaagtgtgtgcatacacacatgcctgtgtgagtttatgtgcaccatatcTGTGAAGGAAACCATAGAGGCCGAAAGAGGGTATCATATCTGAACCCTGACCCTCTACAAAAGCAGCGAGTAcacttaactgcagagccatgtctccaggcccAACGTCCAATTTTGAGTGAATGGGTGAGGAAATGTCTTTACTGGTACAGTGTGGTACACAGCCTAAAGAAGGCTTACAGTAAGTGTAGTGCTCTAACTTAGGAATCTGGAGTGCCCTGGTGACCTACTGATTCATCCTCCATGTACTGAATGCCACTGATTATCTCCACGAGGCAATGTGACCTGTGGCTAAGCGAGCAAACCCTGTAAGTCACTGAGACCCTTTAACCTCCTACGGTTTAATTTCCTCCCTTGAAAATGGTTGTCCACGCAGTTAGCGTGAGGATGTAGCTAATGCATGGTGTTCCATATTACCCTCTCCTCGGGTTCTGGATTCTAATTACAAATTCTCTAGTCTGAGATGACGAGAAAATAGGATATGAAAAAGGAACTCGTCTGGAAGTAAAAAGAGGACTAACAGGTAAGGGTACTGCCCAGCCCTGGGCAATTAAGTACTTAGCTTCTCAAAGCCTTTTTCACGTTGGTTTTCACTTGTCATCCCTACGTGGGCCGACAAACTAGACCTTGCCTCCACCTGCCTGCTTCTTCCGCCTAGAAGCACATCTCCGGGGGAGGTGACTACGGCAGTGGGCGTGTGGAACTCTCGGCCACGCGAGGGCAGCACTGCCCCTGCCGGGCTCGCTCGAACCTTCCTGCAACCCCCCGGGCCAACCTAAACAGAAGAGAACACCGCTGTGGGCGTCCCCTTCCCTTTTAACTCGCTGTGCCCGCCACCACCGGGCTGCATTTACGAAGCCGTTTCTCCGAATTCCGCCGACTGTCAAGGTTCAGCCCACGTTCTCGCGAGGTCACCACCGGAAGTGGGTGGCGGCAGAAACTCGGAGTTCTCGCGAGATATCGGCGGGAAGTGGGTGGCGGCCCGGCCGGAGCTGATCGCATCACTGGTCGGCTCTCGCTAGCTCGGAGCGGCTGTAGCCATTGCCTCCGGCGCTGTTTTCTGAGGACTCGCCTCGCAGCGGTCTCTCCTGCCCGGAGCTCGCACGCTCGGCCTCCCGCTGCCCGGCGGTGCCCGTCGCCCAGCCTCCGGAGCCGCCGTCGCCGTCCTCGGTCGGTCCGCCCTTAGGCCGCGCCTCAGGCCCAGTCCGTGGCGACGCCGGCAGGTGATGCCAAATACAGCCATGAAGAAAAAGGTGCTGCTGATGGGGAAGAGCGGGTCGGGGAAGACCAGCATGAGGTCGATCATCTTTGCAAATTACATTGCGCGCGACACCAGGCGCCTGGGTGCCACCATCGACGTGGAGCACTCCCACGTTCGATTCCTGGGGAACCTGGTGCTGAACCTGTGGGACTGTGGCGGCCAGGACACCTTTATGGAAAATTACTTCACCAGCCAGCGGGACAACATCTTCCGTAATGTGGAGGTTCTGATATACGTGTTTGACGTCGAGAGCCGCGAACTGGAAAAAGACATGCATTATTACCAGTCGTGTCTGGAAGCCATCCTCCAGAATTCACCTGATGCCAAAATCTTCTGCCTAGTGCACAAAATGGATCTGGTTCAGGAAGATCAACGTGACCTGATTTTTAAAGAGCGAGAGGAAGACCTGAGGCGTTTGTCTCGCCCGCTGGAGTGCGCTTGTTTTCGAACGTCCATCTGGGATGAGACGCTCTACAAAGCCTGGTCCAGCATCGTGTACCAGCTGATCCCCAACGTTCAGCAGCTGGAGATGAACCTAAGGAATTTTGCCCAGATTATTGAGGCCGATGAAGTTCTGCTGTTCGAGAGAGCTACGTTCTTGGTGATTTCCCACTACCAATGCAAAGAGCAGCGTGATGTGCACCGCTTTGAGAAGATCAGCAACATCatcaagcagttcaagctaagcTGCAGTAAATTGGCCGCTTCTTTCCAGAGCATGGAAGTGAGGAATTCTAACTTCGCTGCCTTCATCGACATCTTCACATCAAACACGTATGTGATGGTGGTCATGTCAGATCCATCCATCCCTTCTGCAGCTACTCTGATCAACATTCGTAATGCCAGGAAACACTTTGAGAAGCTAGAGAGAGTAGATGGCCCCAAACACAGCCTCCTCATGCGTTGAGTAATGCCAAATGCTCCTTAGTAAAATGCTGAattaccttttgtttttctttgcatcCCTTGTTTTTGATGTTCATGTCGTGTGCTTAAAAGTGAGCTTTGAAACGTGTGCTTACTATCCCATCTCTTTCCTAGTCTTAGCATTGAACGCTATTTACTCAGCTACCCAGTAGAGCTTCAAGACGGCCTTTATGAAAAGTTGGTGTGGTGTTAACACTAAAGTaggtggtttgtgtgtgtgttctggttaCCTGGTTATAATAGATAAGAGTATTAAAGCAGTTATCTTCTGTATTATCAGATCACAAAGGTGGAATGTTACTATTTTATCAGCaagatattaaaatgtatttctaaatcCTCGGTTTCAATCatgaataaacatttattattagcAATTTAAAATACGTTGTTTGAAATAATTAGTAAATATTCTGATTATCCACAAGTACTGTTTAACTGGCAAACTTCCCATTTTTGCTAGGGTGGCCTCCACCACTCTGGCAGTGCTTCTTAGCAGCTCTAGCAGTGGTTAAGACTTAAAGGATGGAGcagtgactcagtggttaagagcactgtttttCCAGAatacctgggttcgattcccaggattcccagcacccacatggcagttgaCCGCCATCTCTAActgcagttctaggggatccaacaccatcttctggcctctgcaagcaccaggcacaaaacagccatacacataaaaaaaaaaaatttaattaaaaattggatTCAAGGGCTGGATATTCATATAATGTAGCTCATCTGGCAGATGGCTTGTCTAGCGATGCACAAGATCCTGGGTTCAGACACTAGCAGCACATAAAAAAAACCagagcagtggtgcatgcctgtaatcccaggtgaaggcaggaggactgggagtTGAAGGTCATCAGGAAGTTTGAGAATAGCAGAGATACCATGAGacaaccccacccccaatccactcaaTGGTAGGGTGCTTGTCTAgcacaggttcaaatcccagttctGATCCTTTACTTTGAAGGTGAGCAAGACATTTGATTTCACTGTGCCTGTTCCCTTGTTTGTAGGTCCAATAAGAATATGACTGCCAGAAACTTTAACACAGAAAGCATCCAGAATAGTGTGCCTGATAAGCTTTGACCACTGAGCCAGTCCTATAATGACTACATGTGATATCTGGCTAAGTTTGAACCCTTTAAATGCTAGTCATTAAGTACTTGACAtgcatgtattttaatttatCCTCACAACCTGAGGGATGGTTACTTCTGTCATTAATACATGAAGAAACTTAAGGTGAGACACTTAAGGCATTCTTACCAGACCCTCTGCCCTTCCTATTATACCCCACTACCACCATTAACAGAAAGATtatttcaaagaacaaacaaaaaataaaaacctagctTTTGCTAGGCATTGGTTCattccctgtaatcccagtattcaggaggctaaGGTAAGATGATCACCATgaatttaaggacagcctggtttatagtAAggccttgccttaaaaaaaaaaaaaaaaaagaccctatcATTTTATGTATAATCTCTTTGTGTAATTCCAAATTCATAAACTGAAGAAACTTAAGGCCCCAGAATTAGTATTTTCCCATTTGTATTTACCTGGAATTACATGACACTGACCAGATTTGTAGATCACTTACTTTGTGGGGGAGGATTCTGAGGTTCCTATGTGCATTGGCCATATTATATGGTAAAAACAATAGACATAAACTGCCCCATTCCAGTTCTAATAACAGCTTAATGGCTGTGTTAAGTAGTTTCTTTTACAGCAGAGACTTCTGATCAACTTGGAgcttttcattttacaaatgaggcaATACATGTGATAGGGCTTTAAAATTGCTAAGGCTTTTTACATTATGTACTAAACACTACCAGTGAGTATGACAGGTTCCCTACCCATGAAAAGCAAGAAGCTACGAAATATATGGTATAAACTAGGTATGGTGTCACAAccttataatcccagccctcagaggcAGGCAGCAAGACCAATTTCACttaggccaccctgggctacacagggagtttcatgcacctgcctcaaaaaaataataaaatctgctGTAGTAAATCTAGAGTCTCCGGATTAAAATACCAGTAAAAAAGTACTCTTACACCTGTATCACTGAGCCTTTCAAATTATTTTGATCAAATTGTACTTTTATATGTGGTAATTCAATGGTGTGTTCAGGACATAATTCTTTTTGAAATACAGAGAATCCTAGACAGGTGGTACAACACTGAATGTTTATTCTAGACAGTAGTATGAGGAACACACTTATAAACAGTCCCTAGGAAACAGACCATTTTCCACTTGAGAGTATGGACTTGCCAGCTCTCGGTGCATAAATAAAGTGATCTTTGGAGCAACCAGGCATCTGAAGTTTAT is a genomic window containing:
- the Rraga gene encoding ras-related GTP-binding protein A; the protein is MPNTAMKKKVLLMGKSGSGKTSMRSIIFANYIARDTRRLGATIDVEHSHVRFLGNLVLNLWDCGGQDTFMENYFTSQRDNIFRNVEVLIYVFDVESRELEKDMHYYQSCLEAILQNSPDAKIFCLVHKMDLVQEDQRDLIFKEREEDLRRLSRPLECACFRTSIWDETLYKAWSSIVYQLIPNVQQLEMNLRNFAQIIEADEVLLFERATFLVISHYQCKEQRDVHRFEKISNIIKQFKLSCSKLAASFQSMEVRNSNFAAFIDIFTSNTYVMVVMSDPSIPSAATLINIRNARKHFEKLERVDGPKHSLLMR